A window from Anaerolineales bacterium encodes these proteins:
- a CDS encoding site-specific DNA-methyltransferase, producing the protein MRRIVWGDNLNYLCGLESDSVNLIYIDPPFNTGKKQSHTRIKTIPDENNGDRLGFAGKRYRTIAVMNTGYEDRYDDYMGFLEPRLTEAYRILSDNGSLFFHIDYRESHYCKLLLDSIFGRESFLNEIIWAYDYGARSKNRWPTKHDTIFWYAKDPGRYTFNYDQIDRIPYMAPGLVGEEKALRGKTPTDVWWNTIVSTNGKERTGYATQKPLAILERIVKVHSNPNDVLLDFFAGSGTLGEAAGRNGRSFILVDNNIEAIKVMIARLSKFDPEIICLDQDCLLKHDAVEGLQQIGIPETQRA; encoded by the coding sequence ATGCGAAGGATTGTTTGGGGCGACAACTTGAATTACCTTTGCGGCCTCGAATCGGATAGTGTTAATCTGATATACATTGACCCCCCGTTTAATACGGGAAAAAAACAATCGCATACCAGGATAAAAACGATTCCCGATGAAAATAACGGCGATCGATTAGGCTTTGCCGGGAAAAGATATAGGACAATTGCAGTAATGAATACGGGATATGAAGATCGGTATGACGATTACATGGGTTTCCTCGAACCTAGGTTAACAGAAGCATATAGAATACTATCCGATAACGGCAGTTTATTTTTCCACATCGATTATCGGGAATCTCATTATTGTAAACTATTGTTGGATTCCATATTCGGCAGAGAATCTTTCCTGAATGAGATCATTTGGGCGTACGATTATGGGGCCAGATCGAAAAATCGATGGCCGACAAAGCACGACACCATTTTTTGGTACGCAAAAGATCCGGGAAGGTATACTTTTAATTATGATCAAATCGACAGAATCCCCTATATGGCCCCGGGGTTGGTCGGTGAAGAAAAAGCCTTGCGGGGCAAGACTCCCACGGATGTTTGGTGGAACACCATTGTTTCCACAAATGGAAAGGAACGAACGGGCTATGCTACCCAGAAGCCTCTGGCCATTCTTGAAAGGATCGTGAAGGTTCATTCAAATCCGAATGATGTATTGCTGGATTTTTTTGCCGGAAGCGGGACTTTGGGGGAGGCCGCAGGAAGGAATGGAAGGAGTTTCATTTTGGTAGACAATAATATTGAAGCAATTAAAGTTATGATTGCGCGGCTATCAAAATTTGATCCGGAAATCATCTGCTTGGATCAGGATTGTTTGCTGAAACATGATGCGGTGGAAGGGTTGCAACAAATAGGAATTCCTGAAACGCAAAGAGCGTAA